A single window of Streptomyces sp. NBC_00464 DNA harbors:
- a CDS encoding FadR/GntR family transcriptional regulator, which translates to MMTAARAVDTGIAGPGELDRYTYAEASTGERAAVRPWDGPDTELGRMSRRGSASRGRGLHGQLVQQLGQMIVSGDLGADRPLVPEEIGQRFEVSRTVVRESLRVLEAKGLVSARPNVGTRVRPVSDWNLLDPDIIEWRAFGPQRDDQRRELGELRWTIEPLAARLAAGHGREDLQQRIGDMVEIMGHALGQGDAITCARADAEFHSLLIQAAGNRMLEHLSGIVSAALQVSGGPVTGCDRPNEASLGHHASIVDALAAGDSAGAEAAMRQLLVVHPEVERVVPGPREQH; encoded by the coding sequence ATGATGACCGCCGCCCGCGCCGTCGACACCGGCATCGCCGGCCCGGGCGAACTCGACCGTTACACCTATGCGGAGGCGTCGACCGGCGAACGTGCCGCCGTCCGGCCCTGGGACGGCCCTGATACCGAGCTCGGCCGCATGAGCCGACGGGGATCGGCCAGCCGGGGCCGTGGCCTGCACGGCCAGCTGGTTCAGCAGCTGGGTCAGATGATCGTTTCCGGTGACCTCGGTGCGGACCGGCCCCTGGTTCCGGAGGAGATCGGTCAGCGATTCGAGGTCTCCCGCACCGTTGTGCGGGAGTCGCTGCGCGTGCTGGAGGCCAAGGGCCTGGTCAGTGCCCGGCCCAATGTGGGCACTCGGGTCCGGCCGGTCAGCGACTGGAACCTGCTCGATCCCGACATCATCGAATGGCGCGCGTTCGGCCCGCAGCGCGACGACCAGCGTCGCGAGCTGGGTGAGCTCCGGTGGACGATCGAACCTCTGGCCGCCCGGCTGGCCGCCGGTCATGGGCGTGAGGATCTTCAGCAGCGGATCGGCGACATGGTCGAGATCATGGGGCACGCCCTCGGGCAGGGTGATGCGATCACCTGCGCGCGCGCCGACGCGGAATTCCACTCCCTGCTCATCCAGGCCGCGGGCAACCGCATGCTGGAGCACCTTTCCGGCATCGTTTCCGCCGCTCTTCAGGTCTCCGGGGGCCCGGTCACCGGTTGCGACCGGCCGAACGAGGCCTCTCTCGGGCATCACGCGAGCATCGTCGACGCCCTGGCGGCCGGCGACTCCGCAGGCGCCGAGGCGGCCATGCGCCAGTTGCTCGTCGTCCACCCCGAGGTGGAGCGAGTGGTGCCGGGGCCGCGCGAGCAGCACTGA
- a CDS encoding ABC transporter ATP-binding protein translates to MLQAIGLTSARHRGVLPAVDDLTFEAGSGCVTALLGPPGSGKTSALRLMLELEPGRGITYFRGRPLHRVAHPAREVGVLLGDVPGHPARTARGQLRMLCAAAGVPASRADTLLDTVGLAGLGDQRIGTLSPGMDRRLALASALLGDPHTLILDEPAEGLTAREADWLHGMLRSHADQGGTVLYTTQDPKEAARSAGHVVTIDTGRLVADQDGVDFSRTRLRPRVAVRSPHAARLAAIVSREARAARRSVEVVTEASSSRLSVYGSSCAEIGDAAFRHGLPIHQLADEVGDTKPGDSSGPVRSVATSGPLCEGPGSSAEAGAAPATAAGVPEPGVRPAVNSGAAQLPPPIRRRPARGPLRPVRYELRRLFGVRTTTLIVVVALVASAALSLLLARNGRTPLPNVLAAWPSLLPLPPAALGAGLLGALSFGDEFRYPALAAGRGTVPRRIGLLLAKLAVSAGVALLLALLAMLASAESLRLVYGGGLVRVPSNAMSLAASWSGLTVGCAWAGLLAAGIFRVTAAGVAAVLAVPVLMVPLIQAMPKVPTARSMGGFPGRLRGLAWLQWPHEVDRWALAGVRVVAHPVGTALTLSLSVLVCAYLFTSLRGRVRW, encoded by the coding sequence ATGCTCCAGGCCATCGGACTCACCAGCGCCCGCCACCGCGGAGTTTTGCCCGCCGTGGACGACCTCACGTTCGAAGCAGGATCCGGCTGCGTCACTGCACTGCTGGGCCCGCCCGGTTCCGGCAAGACCTCGGCCCTGCGGCTGATGCTCGAACTTGAGCCGGGACGGGGCATCACGTACTTCCGGGGCAGACCGCTGCATCGCGTGGCGCACCCGGCACGGGAAGTGGGGGTGCTGCTCGGGGACGTACCGGGGCACCCCGCCCGTACCGCCCGCGGGCAGCTCCGCATGCTCTGCGCCGCTGCCGGAGTCCCCGCATCCCGGGCCGATACCCTGCTCGACACCGTCGGTCTCGCCGGGCTGGGGGACCAGCGCATCGGCACGCTCTCCCCGGGCATGGACCGCAGGCTGGCACTCGCCTCCGCGCTGCTCGGCGACCCGCACACCCTGATCCTCGACGAACCCGCGGAAGGGCTCACCGCGCGGGAGGCCGACTGGCTGCACGGGATGCTCAGGTCCCATGCCGATCAGGGCGGCACGGTTCTGTACACCACGCAGGATCCCAAGGAGGCCGCCCGGTCGGCCGGTCACGTGGTGACCATCGACACCGGACGCCTGGTCGCCGACCAGGACGGCGTGGACTTCTCCCGCACCCGTCTGCGTCCTCGTGTCGCGGTCCGTTCCCCGCACGCCGCCCGCCTGGCTGCGATCGTCAGCCGCGAGGCACGCGCCGCCCGGCGCTCCGTCGAAGTCGTCACCGAAGCGAGCAGCAGCCGCCTCTCCGTCTACGGGAGCAGCTGCGCGGAAATCGGGGACGCGGCGTTCCGGCATGGCCTTCCCATTCATCAGCTCGCGGACGAGGTCGGCGACACCAAGCCCGGCGACAGCTCCGGCCCTGTTCGCTCCGTCGCCACATCCGGGCCCCTCTGTGAAGGTCCCGGCTCCTCGGCGGAAGCCGGTGCTGCCCCCGCCACCGCTGCCGGCGTTCCCGAGCCCGGTGTGCGCCCGGCCGTGAACTCCGGCGCGGCGCAGCTGCCGCCGCCGATCAGGCGGCGACCGGCCCGCGGCCCGCTGCGCCCGGTGCGATACGAACTGCGTCGCCTCTTCGGGGTCAGGACCACGACGCTGATCGTCGTCGTAGCCCTCGTCGCCTCGGCGGCGCTGTCCCTCCTGCTCGCCCGTAACGGCCGTACTCCGCTGCCGAACGTACTGGCCGCCTGGCCTTCGCTGTTGCCGCTGCCCCCCGCCGCGCTCGGTGCCGGGCTGCTCGGTGCCCTCTCCTTCGGCGACGAGTTCCGCTACCCCGCACTTGCCGCCGGCCGTGGCACCGTCCCTCGCCGGATCGGGCTGCTCCTCGCCAAACTGGCCGTGTCGGCGGGCGTCGCCCTGTTGCTGGCACTGCTTGCCATGCTGGCCTCGGCCGAGTCCCTCCGCCTCGTGTACGGCGGGGGCTTGGTCCGGGTCCCCTCGAATGCGATGTCATTGGCCGCGAGTTGGTCGGGTCTGACGGTGGGCTGCGCCTGGGCCGGATTGCTTGCTGCCGGGATCTTCCGTGTGACAGCGGCCGGTGTTGCCGCCGTGCTTGCCGTTCCTGTGCTGATGGTTCCACTCATCCAGGCGATGCCGAAGGTGCCGACCGCCCGTTCGATGGGCGGATTCCCGGGCCGGCTCAGAGGACTGGCCTGGCTGCAGTGGCCGCACGAAGTGGACCGGTGGGCGCTGGCTGGGGTGAGGGTCGTGGCGCATCCCGTGGGAACTGCGCTGACCTTGTCGTTGTCGGTCCTTGTCTGCGCGTATCTGTTCACGAGCCTCCGCGGCAGAGTGCGTTGGTGA
- a CDS encoding NUDIX hydrolase, producing MPPYDPSTFPPFAVTVDLVVLTVRRHALCALVVRRGETPFQGRWALPGGFVRADEDLGAAAARELVEETGLCAHDPATPAVGNGAHLEQLATYGDPARDPRMRVVSVAHLALAPDLPAPRAGGDANSARWAPVEDLLGPEGGYGRDGESQAPLAFDHARILADGVERARSKIEYSSLATAFCPPAFTVGELRRVYEAVWGVVLDPRNFHRKVTGTPGFLVPAGGTTTRQGGRPAQLFRSGSATVLNPPMLRPEV from the coding sequence ATGCCGCCCTACGACCCGTCGACCTTCCCGCCCTTCGCTGTCACCGTCGACCTGGTCGTGCTCACGGTGCGCCGTCACGCGCTCTGTGCCCTGGTGGTACGCCGAGGTGAGACGCCCTTCCAGGGCAGATGGGCGCTGCCCGGCGGTTTCGTCAGGGCCGACGAGGACCTGGGCGCCGCGGCGGCGCGCGAACTCGTCGAGGAGACGGGGCTGTGTGCACACGACCCGGCGACCCCCGCGGTCGGCAATGGGGCCCATCTCGAACAGCTCGCCACGTACGGCGACCCTGCGCGCGATCCTCGTATGAGGGTCGTCAGCGTCGCCCATCTCGCACTGGCCCCTGATCTGCCCGCACCGCGGGCGGGCGGTGACGCGAACAGTGCGCGCTGGGCCCCGGTCGAGGACCTGCTCGGGCCGGAGGGAGGCTACGGACGGGACGGCGAGAGTCAGGCGCCTCTGGCTTTCGACCATGCCCGGATTCTCGCCGACGGCGTGGAGCGGGCCCGTTCCAAGATCGAGTACTCCTCACTGGCCACCGCTTTCTGCCCGCCCGCATTCACCGTCGGTGAGCTGCGCCGGGTGTACGAGGCGGTGTGGGGCGTGGTGCTCGATCCGAGGAACTTCCATCGCAAGGTGACGGGTACGCCCGGCTTCCTGGTGCCCGCCGGCGGCACGACCACCAGGCAGGGGGGCCGTCCCGCCCAGTTGTTCCGGTCGGGTTCGGCCACAGTGCTGAATCCGCCGATGCTGCGGCCTGAGGTCTGA
- a CDS encoding DUF4192 domain-containing protein yields MNKHHESTGPSDEQQITLRGPAELADALPYLMGFHPNDSVVMVALHGGRGRFGGRLRLGIPQSEQEWPSVAEQLAECLIKGSERRGGRPDAIVVFLCQDPAEGESGNQTMERLRPFAQRLRTACGALDVPVLEALCISGNRFWSYVCPDARCCPAEGNPLAMPGTSVMAAAATYAGVQVRGSLREMEARLTPQSGVTGREQQLALDSAGSALVPKLLDEENRREVSDATLKLARRLMKRIGRAPAATPSLSDLNDDRLISHEEAATAILGLQDRETRDRAAEWMEGPEAESALRLWRALARRCVAPYEEHAAAPLTLAGWVSWSTGDEPAARVALGLALRLDPGYTFAQLLHEACNQGLDPETLRRCLRGERGTRTVRRGHGAGRVAGARPVQAQTAGQRRTRTGSARPGTALGRRRAGQSRTQGRRGTRTGR; encoded by the coding sequence ATGAACAAGCACCACGAATCCACCGGCCCGTCCGACGAGCAGCAGATCACCCTGCGTGGGCCCGCAGAGCTGGCCGACGCCCTCCCGTATCTCATGGGATTCCATCCGAACGACAGCGTGGTCATGGTTGCCCTGCACGGCGGCCGTGGCCGCTTCGGCGGGCGCCTGAGGCTCGGTATTCCGCAGTCCGAGCAGGAGTGGCCATCCGTCGCCGAGCAGCTCGCCGAGTGCCTGATCAAGGGGAGCGAGCGGCGCGGCGGGCGACCGGACGCGATCGTCGTCTTCCTCTGCCAGGATCCTGCCGAAGGAGAATCCGGCAACCAGACCATGGAACGGCTGCGCCCCTTCGCCCAGCGGCTGCGGACCGCCTGCGGGGCATTGGACGTGCCCGTGCTCGAAGCTCTCTGCATCTCGGGCAACAGGTTCTGGTCCTACGTCTGCCCCGACGCCCGCTGCTGCCCGGCCGAGGGAAACCCGTTGGCGATGCCCGGCACCTCTGTGATGGCGGCGGCAGCGACGTACGCCGGTGTTCAGGTACGGGGATCGCTGCGCGAGATGGAGGCCAGGCTGACGCCCCAGTCGGGTGTGACAGGCCGGGAGCAGCAGCTGGCCCTGGACTCGGCCGGGTCCGCACTGGTGCCCAAACTCCTCGACGAGGAGAACCGCAGGGAGGTCAGCGACGCCACTCTGAAACTGGCCCGACGGCTCATGAAGCGCATCGGCCGGGCCCCGGCGGCAACGCCTTCGCTCTCCGACCTCAACGACGACCGGCTGATCAGCCATGAGGAGGCGGCCACGGCGATTCTGGGGCTCCAGGACCGGGAGACCCGGGACAGGGCCGCGGAGTGGATGGAAGGGCCCGAGGCGGAGTCCGCGCTGAGACTGTGGCGGGCGCTGGCGCGCCGCTGTGTCGCGCCGTACGAGGAGCATGCGGCGGCTCCGCTCACACTGGCGGGTTGGGTCTCGTGGTCGACCGGTGACGAGCCGGCGGCGAGGGTGGCACTGGGCCTCGCCCTGCGGCTGGATCCCGGATACACCTTTGCCCAGCTGCTGCACGAGGCCTGCAACCAGGGCCTCGATCCGGAGACGCTGCGACGCTGCCTGCGCGGTGAGCGCGGCACCCGGACGGTACGGCGCGGTCACGGTGCGGGACGGGTCGCGGGGGCCCGTCCGGTACAGGCACAGACAGCCGGGCAGCGCCGGACGCGGACCGGTTCCGCCCGGCCCGGTACGGCGCTGGGCCGACGCCGGGCCGGACAATCGCGCACCCAGGGGCGTCGCGGGACGAGGACCGGGCGATGA
- a CDS encoding RecQ family ATP-dependent DNA helicase: MTNADRTELRASADSVLARLVGDASGTARLREDQWRAIEALVADKRRALVVQRTGWGKSAVYFVATSLLRAQGSGPTVIVSPLLALMRNQVAAAARAGISARTINSSNTEEWDTVQAEVAAGEVDVLLVSPERLNNPDFRDQVLPRLAAATGLLVVDEAHCISDWGHDFRPDYRRLRTMLADLPAGVPVLATTATANARVTADVAEQLGTGAGTDALVLRGPLDRESLSLGVLQLPNAAHRLAWLGDHLKELPGSGIIYTLTVAAAEEITAYLRQCGHTVASYTGRTENADRQQAEDDLLANRVKALVATSALGMGFDKPDLGFVVHLGSPSSPIAYYQQVGRAGRGVEHAEVLLLPGKEDEAIWQYFASVAFPPEEQVRRTIDALAQAGRPLSLPALEPLVDLRRTRLETMLKVLDVDGAVRRVKGGWVATGEPWVYDSERYAWVARQRATEQQAMRDYATTDGCRMEFLRRQLDDEEATACGRCDNCAGARFDEAVSAAALDTARGELGRPGVEVEPRKMWPTGLAAVGVDLKGRIPAGELSGTGRALGRLSDIGWGNRLRPMLAAQAPDAPVPDDVAEAVVTVLADWARGPGGWAPGAVDAVPRPVGVVTVASYSRPQLIQSLGSRIAEIGRMPLLGSVGHAPGAEGARISQTNSAQRVRSLHERLVVGPELAEALAAADGPVLLVDDLSDTGWTLAVAARLLRRAGADGVFPLVLAVQA; encoded by the coding sequence ATGACCAACGCAGACCGTACAGAGCTCAGGGCTTCGGCCGATTCCGTACTGGCACGACTTGTCGGGGACGCCTCCGGCACTGCCCGGCTGCGCGAGGACCAGTGGCGGGCCATCGAGGCACTCGTCGCCGACAAGCGCAGAGCGCTGGTCGTTCAGCGGACCGGCTGGGGAAAGTCCGCCGTGTACTTCGTCGCCACATCGCTGCTGCGCGCGCAGGGCAGTGGGCCCACCGTGATCGTCTCGCCCCTGCTGGCGCTGATGCGCAACCAGGTCGCGGCCGCGGCCAGGGCCGGCATCAGCGCGCGGACGATCAACTCGTCCAACACCGAGGAGTGGGACACCGTGCAGGCCGAGGTGGCCGCCGGCGAAGTGGATGTGCTGCTGGTCAGCCCCGAGCGGCTCAACAATCCCGATTTCCGCGACCAGGTCCTGCCCAGGCTCGCCGCCGCGACCGGGCTGCTCGTGGTCGACGAGGCGCACTGCATCTCCGACTGGGGCCACGACTTCCGGCCCGACTACCGGCGGCTTCGGACCATGCTCGCCGATCTGCCCGCAGGCGTGCCCGTGCTCGCGACCACCGCCACCGCCAATGCCCGCGTGACAGCTGACGTCGCGGAACAGCTGGGCACAGGCGCGGGGACGGACGCGCTGGTCCTGCGCGGGCCGCTGGACCGGGAGAGCCTCAGCCTCGGTGTCCTGCAACTGCCCAATGCCGCGCACCGGCTGGCCTGGCTCGGCGACCACCTCAAAGAACTCCCCGGTTCGGGGATCATCTACACCCTGACGGTCGCGGCGGCCGAGGAGATCACCGCGTACCTCCGCCAGTGCGGTCATACCGTCGCCTCGTACACCGGCCGTACGGAGAACGCCGACCGGCAGCAGGCCGAGGACGATCTGCTCGCCAACCGCGTCAAGGCCCTGGTGGCGACCTCCGCGCTGGGCATGGGATTCGACAAGCCCGACCTCGGCTTCGTCGTCCACCTGGGCTCGCCCTCCTCCCCCATCGCGTACTACCAGCAGGTGGGCCGTGCGGGCCGCGGTGTCGAGCACGCCGAGGTGTTGTTGCTCCCGGGCAAGGAGGACGAAGCGATCTGGCAGTACTTCGCGTCGGTCGCCTTCCCCCCGGAGGAGCAGGTCCGGCGCACGATCGATGCGCTGGCCCAGGCGGGCCGGCCGCTCTCGCTGCCCGCTCTGGAACCGCTGGTCGACCTGCGGCGCACCCGCCTGGAGACCATGCTCAAGGTGCTCGACGTCGACGGCGCGGTCCGCCGGGTCAAGGGGGGCTGGGTCGCCACGGGCGAGCCCTGGGTCTACGACTCCGAGCGGTACGCCTGGGTGGCGCGCCAGCGGGCCACCGAGCAGCAGGCGATGCGCGACTACGCGACGACGGACGGCTGCCGGATGGAGTTCCTTCGCCGCCAGTTGGACGACGAGGAAGCGACCGCATGCGGACGTTGTGACAACTGTGCCGGAGCCCGTTTCGACGAGGCCGTCTCCGCGGCCGCCCTGGACACCGCGCGGGGCGAGCTCGGCCGGCCCGGCGTCGAGGTGGAACCCCGCAAGATGTGGCCGACCGGCCTGGCCGCGGTGGGCGTCGATCTCAAGGGCCGGATCCCCGCAGGCGAGTTGTCCGGCACCGGCCGGGCACTGGGACGCCTCTCCGATATCGGCTGGGGCAACAGGCTGCGCCCCATGCTCGCGGCCCAGGCGCCGGACGCTCCGGTACCGGACGATGTGGCCGAAGCCGTGGTGACCGTGCTGGCCGACTGGGCCAGGGGGCCGGGGGGCTGGGCGCCCGGTGCGGTGGACGCCGTCCCCCGGCCGGTCGGCGTCGTCACCGTGGCCTCGTACAGCAGGCCGCAGCTCATCCAGTCCCTCGGCAGCCGTATCGCCGAGATCGGGCGAATGCCACTGCTGGGCAGCGTCGGCCATGCTCCGGGAGCCGAAGGGGCCCGGATCTCGCAGACCAACAGCGCCCAGCGGGTCCGGTCACTCCATGAGCGGCTCGTCGTGGGGCCCGAGCTGGCCGAGGCCCTGGCGGCGGCCGACGGGCCCGTCCTGCTCGTGGACGATCTCTCGGACACCGGCTGGACCCTCGCGGTAGCCGCCCGGCTTCTGCGGCGGGCCGGCGCTGACGGCGTGTTTCCGCTGGTCCTCGCCGTTCAGGCGTGA